Proteins found in one Fulvitalea axinellae genomic segment:
- a CDS encoding nicotinamide mononucleotide transporter, whose protein sequence is MNRKTIGGKVMTVLLPELMLTLFGISFLISAQEANRWSWSAIFTASMVYWTLIADPETLKATWPAAFIMMSVYGFVAWTIKPGIAEKVRKMSTATHLVINASAIAVFLLLSLSRAGDGPLRAESLGELPVVYGLMALFLIARGVTGGWLYGALACGAGAIALADGGKMLCSLNFALFSLFAFGGYWRWSNRKKEGENVANPSI, encoded by the coding sequence ATGAACCGGAAAACCATCGGAGGGAAAGTTATGACCGTATTACTACCGGAACTCATGCTTACCTTGTTCGGAATATCGTTTCTGATCTCGGCGCAAGAAGCCAACCGCTGGAGTTGGAGCGCCATATTCACGGCCAGTATGGTTTACTGGACCTTGATCGCCGATCCGGAAACGCTCAAGGCCACTTGGCCCGCCGCTTTTATCATGATGAGTGTTTACGGTTTTGTGGCTTGGACAATCAAGCCCGGCATCGCCGAGAAAGTCAGGAAGATGTCTACGGCCACGCACTTGGTCATCAACGCCTCGGCGATCGCCGTTTTTCTTTTGCTGTCGTTAAGCCGGGCCGGAGACGGTCCTTTAAGGGCCGAATCCTTGGGCGAATTGCCCGTCGTTTACGGTCTTATGGCGCTTTTCCTGATTGCCAGAGGGGTTACCGGAGGTTGGTTGTACGGAGCTTTGGCCTGTGGGGCGGGAGCCATCGCATTAGCCGACGGAGGCAAGATGCTTTGCTCCCTGAATTTCGCCTTGTTCTCCCTTTTCGCTTTCGGCGGATATTGGCGTTGGTCAAACCGAAAAAAAGAAGGAGAAAATGTGGCCAACCCTTCAATTTGA